A region of Clarias gariepinus isolate MV-2021 ecotype Netherlands chromosome 25, CGAR_prim_01v2, whole genome shotgun sequence DNA encodes the following proteins:
- the LOC128512737 gene encoding uncharacterized protein LOC128512737 yields MEQTIIANQSKCGEMHHQDRCCSLSDRQQICCDRFRNLNGRFEYDSSRQQQKEDSKVPGLRECPAVCYCTGDSELTHAYIQDETDSCLRDSGSNFGEMCHHHHHVHSVHMDTCDGRELNPETSHPRSMSEEPEQSEDPLCPCRAVDSGWSSNQWPSLPPPCCHVGNALVVGVEVDVLEEVVYEDTEIVQTQTMFDGCLEGHMMDSNSCYCDRLFFM; encoded by the exons ATGGAGCAGACGATCATTGCTAATCAATCCAAGTGTGGAGAGATGCATCACCAAGACCGGTGCTGTTCTCTCTCAGACAGACAGCAGATCTGCTGTGATCGTTTCAGAAATCTTAATGGCAGATTTGAGTATGATTCATCTAGGCAGCAACAGAAGGAGGACAGCAAAGTCCCGGGGCTGAGAGAATGTCCAGCTGTGTGTTATTGCACAG GAGACAGTGAGCTCACCCATGCGTACATTCAGGATGAGACTGATTCCTGCTTGCGTGATTCTGGAAGTAATTTTGGAGAAATGtgtcaccatcatcaccatgtCCACAGTGTCCACATGGACACATGTGATGGCAGAGAACTCAACCCTGAAACATCTCATCCTCGAAGTATGAGTGAAGAGCCAGAACAGAGCGAAGACCCTTTATGTCCATGCAGGGCTGTAGATTCAGGATGGAGTAGCAACCAGTGGCCATCTTTACCTCCTCCCTGTTGTCATG TGGGAAATGCATTAGTGGTGGGTGTCGAAGTGGATGTTTTAGAAGAGGTGGTCTACGAGGACACAGAAATTGTTCAAACACAAACCAT GTTTGATGGATGCCTGGAAGGTCACATGATGGACTCCAATTCATGTTATTGTGACCGATTGTTTTTCATGTAA